In Rosa chinensis cultivar Old Blush chromosome 1, RchiOBHm-V2, whole genome shotgun sequence, a genomic segment contains:
- the LOC112179648 gene encoding cyclic nucleotide-gated ion channel 1, which translates to MYKQRVPVENDDTYMMSTTRGTNYDFESVEEQGRDGSSKTVDALSTKKKLKIALLSVSLWNKLFLIACVIAVSLDPLFFYIPIINEDEKCLGIDKELRTIALILRSLSDIIFIVHIVYQICEATMAAYKVHIKGKSELELDWSYSKISMGEIIPFAKLVAGKLAWRSTLTDILAVLPIPQFLVVFGFFKMRGRGYLERKKILNVFLLGQYLPRIYRIYLSSKELRQTTGIWVKALFNFFLYILASHVIGAFWYFFSIQRETSCWHHACIKNSTNVEGCMSTFYCDGHNTTARNVTFFNQFCHINVEDNATALFDFGIFLNSLKNGNTGHIHFATKLSYSFWWGLRNLSNFGTSLETSTYVWESCFAVFICVIGLLLFLYLIGNVQTFMSMEAQRWEVIRNKMLLKEKDIERWMDRNELPDDMKKEIKKNITQKLEENKDSDLENLFNILPWYTKKYLKRVLCMDILKKVPKLERMDEKVLKMICDYLKPEMYAEGAMVFHMGEPLDSMLFITEGTILTYKTTGTDNHAHENAKLGPPASPSIGTLEKGYFYGEQLLHWASQKNVNLTEVPSSADNVKCHTKVEGFVLMAKDLRTVVSKCEYWWKLSISTPRVGGTRTTPNARNVQQKPGVDPQY; encoded by the exons ATGTATAAGCAGCGTGTCCCCGTTGAGAACGATGATACCTATATGATGAG CACAACACGAGGTACGAACTATGATTTCGAAAGTGTTGAGGAGCAAGGGCGAGATGGTTCATCGAAAACTGTAGATGCACTTTCAAccaagaaaaaattgaaaattgcacTTCTTTCCGTTTCATTGTGGAACAAGCTATTCCTAATCGCATGTGTGATTGCagtctcattagaccccttgtTCTTTTACATTCCAATCATCAATGAAGATGAAAAGTGTCTTGGAATAGACAAAGAGTTGAGGACCATAGCTCTCATTTTGCGATCCCTCAGTGATATCATTTTCATAGTGCATATTGTGTATCAAATTTGCGAAGCTACTATGGCGGCCTACAAAGTACACATAAAAGGAAAGTcggaattggaattggattggTCATATTCGAAGATATCAATGGGTGAGATAATTCCATTTGCTAAATTAGTTGCTGGGAAGCTAGCATGGCGCTCCACGCTAACTGATATTTTGGCTGTTCTTCCCATACCACAA TTTCTAGTGGTCTTTGGTTTCTTCAAAATGAGAGGCCGTGGATATTTGGAACGCAAGAAGATTCTCAATGTCTTTCTCCTGGGTCAATATTTGCCAAGGATTTATCGAATTTACTTGTCATCTAAGGAACTTAGACAAACTACAGGAATTTGGGTTAAGGCTCTGTTCAACTTTTTTCTGTATATACTAGCCAGTCAT GTCATTGGAGCCTTTTGGTACTTCTTTTCTATTCAACGTGAGACATCATGCTGGCATCATGCTTGTATAAAGAATAGTACAAATGTCGAAGGATGTATGAGTACTTTTTACTGTGATGGTCACAATACTACCGCTAGAAATGTCACTTTTTTCAATCAGTTTTGCCACATCAATGTTGAAGACAATGCTACAGCGctttttgattttggaatattTCTTAATTCTCTCAAGAATGGTAACACGGGCCATATACATTTTGCAACAAAGTTGTCCTACTCATTTTGGTGGGGATTGCGGAATCTGAG CAATTTTGGCACGAGTCTCGAAACAAGTACCTATGTGTGGGAAAGTTGCTTTGCAGTATTTATTTGTGTCATTGGCTTGCTACTGTTTCTATATCTGATTGGAAATGTTCAG ACCTTTATGTCCATGGAAGCTCAAAGATGGGAGGTTATAAGAAACAAGATGCTTTTGAAAGAGAAAGATATAGAAAGATGGATGGACAGGAATGAATTGCCCGATGATATgaagaaagaaatcaagaaaaacatAACGCAAAAATTGGAAGAAAACAAAGATTCAGATCTGGAGAACCTTTTCAATATTCTTCCCTGGTACACCAAAAAGTACCTAAAGCGAGTTCTCTGCATGGACATACTAAAGAAA GTACCTAAACTGGAAAGAATGGATGAGAAAGTGTTGAAAATGATCTGCGACTATCTAAAGCCAGAGATGTATGCTGAGGGCGCCATGGTTTTTCACATGGGAGAACCGCTTGATAGCATGCTATTCATTACAGAAGGCACTATACTGACCTACAAAACTACCGGTACTGATAATCATGCTCATGAAAACGCAAAATTGGGTCCTCCTGCATCCCCATCAATCGGCACCCTTGAGAAAGGCTACTTCTATGGCGAACAACTGCTGCACTGGGCATCACAAAAAAACGTGAATTTAACGGAGGTCCCTAGCTCTGCCGACAATGTGAAGTGCCATACAAAAGTAGAAGGCTTTGTTCTCATGGCCAAGGACTTAAGAACTGTAGTCTCCAAATGTGAGTACTGGTGGAAATTAAGCATTAGTACTCCTAGAGTGGGTGGTACTCGGACCACACCAAATGCTAGGAATGTGCAGCAGAAACCTGGAGTGGATCCGCAGTACTAG
- the LOC112201237 gene encoding uncharacterized protein LOC112201237, whose product MNNLWDQIRRSQDEDDEEMMATNAIVIAAVAEESGNQHRGCGSHPGRAPNEERLREERAKGMLADYFVDRPVFKDCEFRTRYRMSLNLFKRISTDLCQYDRYFVQRLDATGKVGLLPEQKMTAALRMLAYGAGADQCAEYCRMAKSTSVVALQQFTREIVDLC is encoded by the coding sequence ATGAACAATTTGTGGGATCAAATTCGACGGTCtcaggatgaagatgatgaagagatgatggCCACCAACGCCATTGTCATCGCTGCAGTCGCAGAAGAATCTGGAAACCAACACCGAGGGTGTGGTTCTCATCCGGGTCGTGCACCAAATGAGGAACGACTTAGAGAAGAAAGGGCCAAAGGTATGTTGGCCGACTACTTTGTTGACCGGCCAGTGTTCAAAGATTGTGAGTTCCGAACACGTTACAGGATGAGTCTCAATCTCTTCAAGCGTATATCTACTGACCTTTGCCAGTATGATCGTTACTTTGTTCAAAGGTTAGATGCTACCGGCAAAGTCGGACTGCTTCCGGAGCAGAAGATGACAGCTGCCTTGCGAATGCTTGCTTACGGTGCAGGGGCAGATCAATGTGCTGAGTATTGTCGGATGGCGAAATCCACCTCCGTTGTAGCCCTTCAGCAATTTACACGAGAAATTGTTGATCTTTGCTAA
- the LOC112201221 gene encoding uncharacterized protein LOC112201221: MIGSIDCMHWQWKNCPTGWVGEYSGRKQIPTIILEAVASYDTWIWHAFFGIPGACKDLNVLAKYPLFDEFTAGRAPLIQFQVNNRFHNLGYYLSDGIYPRWATFLKTIRNPTRPKEIEFAKAQKGYRKDGERCFGLLQSRFGIVIGAARGWHKEDIRYIMLTCIILHNMIVEDERPEDIDDELESNDEEDNNMRPMIAEVWEGPTGRDFDPVGRDAHHMNGFMDRYQQIRSEHSHSNLQEDLIQHFWEFQGNRRI, translated from the coding sequence ATGATTGGGAGCATCGACTGTATGcattggcaatggaagaattgtccGACAGGTTGGGTTGGAGAATATAGTGGTAGGAAACAGATCCCCACTATCATCCTGGAAGCAGTCGCATCTTACGACACCTGGATTTGGCACGCATTCTTTGGAATACCGGGGGCATGCAAAGACCTCAACGTCTTGGCAAAGTATCCGTTGTTTGATGAGTTTACCGCCGGTAGAGCACCTCTGATCCAATTCCAAGTTAACAACAGATTTCACAATTTAGGGTACTATCTCTCTGACGGGATTTATCCTCGATGGGCGACTTTTTTGAAAACAATTCGAAATCCTACACGCCCCAAGGAAATCGAGTTTGCAAAGGCTCAAAAGGGGTATAGGAAGGAtggagaaagatgttttggtTTATTGCAGTCACGGTTTGGTATTGTTATAGGAGCTGCTCGTGGGTGGCATAAAGAGGACATTCGATACATCATGTTGacttgtattatattacacaacatgattgtCGAGGATGAACGACCTGAAGACATCGATGATGAGTTGGAGTCCAACGATGAAGAGGATAACAATATGAGGCCCATGATTGCTGAGGTATGGGAGGGACCAACCGGTAGAGACTTTgatcctgttggtagagatgCTCATCATATGAACGGATTCATGGACCGCTACCAACAAATTAGATCTGAGCATAGTCACTCCAACCTTCAGGAAGACCTCATTCAACACTTTTGGGAATTTCAAGGCAACAGGCGTATCTAG